AAGctactaatttaaattattactaATGTAATATCCTTTTCCTTGCTAACTGCTACAAACTTTCCTTTAAAAGGAGTTTAATAAATTACTTTCTGCTTTTTATGTCatttgaagaaagaaaaagataataGAAAAGTTAAAAATGAAATTGTGGAGTGCATGTGGAGATGCTCGGTGGACAATCTTTGCCATTGACTCTTCTCAATGGACACTTAACTAAAAGAAAACATCAATAAAAGTACTTCAAATAGATTAACAAAGGaaattatctaattatttaAGCGTAATTTTGTCTTGTTCCCTTAAAGTATGCCAATATTAATACTGTTAATCCTCGTATAAACACATAATTAAGCAAAACAGCTCATGCGTACCCACAATGATTCGGtcaatacataattaaaatgtgTCTCATTCATTATGCGAGTCTCAAGGCTATAGTTAAAGTCAAAAATATTCTAGTATTGTTTATTATATACACCATGTAGTATTAAACTATACGACAAACTAAAAGATAAGCTCGACatacaaatcaaaatatttttgagatTGGCATTGACCCTTTAATCAGAAAATGAATTTACATTAACTGATAAAAGAAAATTGCAGCAACCCGTGAATCTGCACGAAAACATAACACTACAAAAGTCAAAAACCTTTATATACAAATTggcattaaacaaaaaaatcaactcctaagaaaatcatttcattttctctaaagaACTAGACACATGCATATCAAAATACAAAAACACAAATACCTTAAACTTGGTTTTTCGAATCTATTATTCATGAAATCCAAGAAAATTATGTTCTTAATcagaattttcttaaaaatatagtaACAACAAAATGGAAAACAACTTAACTCCAAAGTCTAGAAACATTTTTAGATTTCACTTTCTTCTTGTGTCTCAAAAACAGAGCTCTGCTCTCTGTTTtatcttttttctctttctctcagtTCACCAGTGTCTACCACCTCCTCCTTGTGAACTGCCGCCTCTTCTTGGAAAAAATCCACCTTTCTTAGGTTTAGGTATCTCATGAATGTCCATCACCTGTATAGTCCTTTGCTTTTTAGCTGCATTCAAACCATACAAAAGTCTCATCAAACAATCCAGTTGAGAAGAAATCTGAAACTAAAAAAACAGTAGAGTTTTAATAACCATTCTCAGCTTGTCGGTAGTTTTGTTGCAGTCTTTCCTAGCCGAGTCAAAATCAATTTCCTTGTGCTCCTTCTCCCTCTGTAATAATCCCCATATCAAATTCATGACCATAGTCAAAAACACTAGACACATTCAACATAGATACTAGAATACATTTTGACAGTGTTTGTACCGGAATGGGACGAGAAGGTTTAGCTGGAGAAGGAGACTCTCTCCTAGGAGGAGGAGAGCAACTGGTCTTGGCTTTCTCTCTGGCTCGCTAACGTAACTGTTCTTGCTTGATGAACCTGAATACCCATCTgtcaaaaaaatcagaaaaggaATAAGCTTTATGGATGATTACAAATGTTTAAAGATCAGAACTTGACGTTCAACAACTTACTCTGAGGAACCGGTGAATATCCAAAATCAGGAACCTAAGGATAACAACTGAAGATCAATGACTAACCAAGAAAGTAAAAcgtgttgtgtttttttttaaagttaccTGTTGGCGATTACCATTACGGATAGCTCTCTGCTGCGGTGAGTCCTCATCAGCTATAACGAAGAGATTTGAGATTTCTTTCAAGGGGAAAAGATAAAGAACAATGAGATTCTTTTGTACCTATCAAACTTGGAGGTTCGAGATCACCAGGCGGGTTAAGTTTGACCCACTCGTCCACTGTCTCCTTCCATTTTCTAGCAGACACAAAAGTGAGTTAGTGGTTTCTTGTTTGAATTTGAGATTTGAGCAAGAGAGAAAGTTCTTGTGAATCTGATCGTAACTTGACAAGTTTTTTAGCTAGTGTCCGAACATCGTTCGATGAATGCTTCCGAACTTTATTCACATGCCTCCCAATATCAGTTTCCTAAAGCGACCAAAACATCATATAAACTATGAATAAAGAAAGCTAAGAGAGAGTGTTAGTATTCGAATTTGACTTCACTACCTGGAGAGCTTGGAATGTTATCTCCATATCATCCAGATTCTGAAGCAGCTCAACCAAATCTTCTTCCGACttaaaaacaacaaacaaaccaAAACACTCTTCAAAAACTGAAACCGAATCTAGATTCAAGAGAGATATTAAGAAGACCAACCAGATCAGGATCTTCAAGCCTCTCCTTGATTTCAAGAACACTCTTCTGCTCATCATCAAACAAACCAGCAAACGGATCGTAACCATCatcctcctcatcatcatcctcgCCATTAACTGATTTCTCtcttacttcttcttcctcctcctcctcgtgAACACTCCCATTAGCCCTAGCAACCTCTCCTCCGCCTCCACCGAAGTCGCAGTTCCTACACTTGTTAGCCATGGAGGTCGCGTAGAGACGCTCGACGATGTTATCTCTCCGCCGCTTCAGCTCTTGACCGTAATCAAGGGAGGCAACGAGGATCGCTGTATCTATAAATGTCCAGACATCGACGCCTGCGTTATCCATAACCGACCGAAAATCATCCAAATCCATCACCAAAGTTCGTTACTTTacagaaatagaaaaaaaaaaacagaggagacGACGAGATCTACAAAAACGGATCTTTCTGATGAATTCAATTCATCGTGAGATTGAAAATCCAACAGAGTTTGGACTCAATTCAATCGGAATCAGATTAAATCCGATGAAAAAGGCAGACCCTTTGATTGATGAATCTGTATTATTATTACAggaaaacagagaagaagaagaaaaaaacagaaacagagaaaaatGGGAGAAGAAAGGGAATATTCCAAGTTTGAGTCTTTtagaatatgtttttttttttcttttgttcggtaaaAATATTCTTCAGACAAAACCAATCACAAGTTAAAAGAAAAGGAGATTTGCTTTAATCAGGATGCTCTTGTCCTGGACAGAGCAAAGCTGAAGCGCAAGTTGGTATGTTCTGGTTGGGGAGATGAACATacagctagagagagagagagagagagagagagaggcgtgtGTTTTTCAATAATGgcgtttacttttttttagtatttttttctttgattacaTACTTTAGTTAATGGGCCTTTGAATTGTTGGCCCAAAATAAGTGGAGGCGAAAcggaaattaataaaatagatgtTTACACACATTTGACTAATGGGCCTTTTTATTTATGGGCCCGTATAAGTGGATGACAATGCTTTGGATCGATTATCAACGTGTACTAACTCCTGCCATTGATGTCTTTATGAGCCCACTTGCTGTTTTTAGTTTAAATCTCAGATGGACCCATTAGCTGGCGTAGAGGATGCGTACCATCATTAAAACATCAGAGTAAGTATAACTATCATCTGACTTGCTACTTTATGTTTAGCATGTCTCATTGAATATGTGACGCAGAGGTGCATTAATTGTTACTTTCTTGAAAGGTTTACTGTTGGAGACATCTTTGGTTTACAGCTCGGCAAGACCTGGAAGGATTCTCTACGCTTGTGGCTCGTAAactctataatcaatggttggTATGATTAGTTctgaaaactttttaaatttgttttagttCAGTTTATTGAACTGGGAACAACAAAGACTCAGTGGTTCTGACACATACAACGGTCAAGAGGCCGGCCAAATCAAAGACACGGAGACAGAAGAAGCTTGTTTGATGTGGGCTCCTCCTATGTATATCTCATCGGTAAGCTTTCACTTTATGAACCATTTCTTTAATGGTGAGTCTTTGGATATGAATTTGTGTTATCTAAGTGATAATGATTAAGTACTATTCTAAATATGTTTAACATGTAAGGGCTGGGGTATCAAAATGTTTTTTCAAAAGGCTAATAACAATGTGATAGTGTATCCATTAGTTATCTTACAGACATTAGGAATGTAATGTCCCTTTCAAACATATCGTCAACACCTTTTCGTGAAATTTGGACTTTTACTGGAAGCATCCGATGAGTTAGCAGTGGCCATACGTCTTAATAATTATCAAATGGATTTATCCAACAGCCGCCAGTCATTTTGGCTACATACTTGTTGGTGATTATCAGAGTTTATCACAATAATTTcacaatttaaaaatgtttgcaTTGAGGGTTGGTAATTTCAGCTCGTCAACTTTATAAGTGAGCAGTCTAGTTAAGATCAAATCTATCTCATCTATGAATTCATGTTTAAATTTACATCTGTAAAATCTAAAGTagacaatatataataaacatcaACACTAATTAAACAGTAAACACATAATACTAGTAAAAACCAATAATCCTTGGAATCAATCTCAGTCCAGTAATAATTACAAACTTAAGCaaataatcaataaataaaagCTAAATTTAAAAGTGTCTCTTTTAACACCTATCAAACCAAACTTTATGTTTGGCCATCAATTTCTACATATTGAAATGAGTGGTTTTAAGTCATCTCACGATTCAAGTCTGTAAACATCCCCGATCTCTTTCTAATAAATTTCCATCATGCTCATCGATTTATAGTATACACTTATATTTTATCATACTCCAATGTTTATAATCTATAGTTCTTATAATCGAATTAAATTGATTAGGTTATGTTCAACACCCCCTATTGAGGATATAACTAATCTTAATCTCAATTTCTTATGaaaattacttataaaaaaCTAATCATACTTGTAGTTcgtttgtaaaaataatatatataatcaacaTTCTTTTTTGGCTAAATTCaggaagaaaatatataaaatgtggCACCGacagtttataattttaattttccataAGAGCAGGTGGCCCAAGGATTTGGAGAAAATAGTACATAGAATGCAATTCCAGTCGAACATGGAATGTGACATATGATGTTTTAACCcattaataaatgtttttttgtttctcttctttaaattCCAGTTTTAGTTTTAAGCCAACACTTTCAAAATACGTGAGTTTCTTTCTCAACTTATTCATATATCGACTGTCGGCAAATGTATACATATGAATgcatagtatatattatatatacttgAGGTGACATGATAGTCTCTCAATAAGTGCAAATTTTTTCCTCTCGTACCATTTTCTATATGGTCAACAGTGCATTAACAGAAGGAAAGACAAATGTTGAGTAGTGGTGGGTGGATCCAGTCCTGATTATAGCTAGGGAAGAGTTAATGAGTAGAATTAGAATATTAACTATGTATTTAACGCAAGGGAATGAAACCATTGATACAAAAGATAGTACTCACTTACAAAATTGTAAACGGCTAAAAGGTATAAAACCAATGCGGTCAACAACATACATGTAAAAGAGAATAAACACAATGACGACAGTGAAACTTCGAAATTGTACGTGCAAAATGAAGTTAGTATTATTCTACTAGTCATGAAGTAGAAAACAGAAGAACTAACACAGGGAAATAAATGTTAGGGTGATCCAATGTATACcaaatatatacatttcatTCCCGAGAAAAATGAGAGAGACTCAAAATTACAGTGGTTACTAGTAGAATTCATTTTTACTAGTGGTTGTAATATTATTAACTTTTGCCGACAATTTAATAATggtcttagatttttttttaaaagttgacTTGAGCGCTAGGGTTAAATATGTGTTAAACGACTGCGTTCCATTCACATTACCAATTACTGACGCTTCACTCTTCAGACAATTGGAGTGGGACGACAGAGACTTCCAAAGCGACACATATTTTGTGGGTCCCtcactttctaaatttttttgggGTAGTTGATACTTCcaattataataatatcaaaacaCTTTCACTGGTCTACTggtacctctctctctctctctctctctctctctctctcttcgtctTCTTTCCATATACGCGTCTTCTTCTGCTTACTGTACACTAGCCCCACTCCTTAACTATCTGCTGCTCTTCTCTCACTCTCTACTTTCTTGAATCTCTTCCTTTTCTATTTAATGTGAACCTGTGTGTGTGCACATTTGGAATAATAAGGAAAAGCCTGGTTCCAATAAAAAAACACTTTCTCCACACGGCTCTTCCCCCacaatctttcttttttctccaTTGCTTCTAATTATAAACTGTGAACAATCTCACCCAAAACCCCTCTGAGATTCTTCTTTGGTAACTGCTCATTGCATGCTTTCATGGTAGTTGAAACGACCGAGTTTACTCGTTTGCAGAACTCGGAAGCTACCTTTCTCTTTCTCTGTCTCTAGACCGCGTGCCTGTGAATCCCTCATTGTATTTGGGAAGATGAATACTGGTGGTCGGCTCATAGCCGGTTCTCACAATAGGAACGAGTTCGTGCTAATCAATGCAGATGAGAGTGCCAGAGTAAGTTTCACACTAAAAACTgaaacttttgtttttctttttctctttgtaCCCATTGGTTCTAAAGTTCATTGTTCGGTGTAAAGGTTGTGCCTTTTTGTCCTTTTGGATCTGGGTTTTGCATTTACGGGTCAAAATCGATTAGGGTTTTTCATTTACAGTGATTGTTTGTGTGGTTGGGATTGAAATTTTGAATTCATTAGTGGTTAATTCGTTCAATTGAAGCCCCAAATCTAACTGCTTTGTTTGAAAGAACAAAACTTTATAGTTAATTTGTCCTAATTGAGATACATTCTATGTGTATATTTGATTTAGTTTAGTTTGGGTCTGCTGCTTTTCTGATGTGTAACTATTCTTATTACAGACAAATCTAACTGCTTTGTTTGaaagatcaaaactttataGCTAATTTGTCCTAATTGAGATACATTCCTATGTATATTTGATTTAGTTTAGTTTTGGGTCTGCTGCTTTTCTGATGTGTAGTAACTACTCTTATCACAGATACGTTCAGTGGAAGAACTAAGTGGACAGTCATGCCAAATCTGTGGAGATGAGATAGAGCTCTCAGACGATGGAGAGTCCTTTGTGGCGTGTAACGAGTGTGCTTTCCCTGTATGTAGAACTTGCTACGAGTACGAGAGACGCGAGGGGAACCAGTCTTGTCCTCAGTGCAAAACTCGTTACAAACGCATTAAAGGTAACAAACACCCTTAAAACTCTTTGAAACTAGTAGAAAGGTTGTGTTATGTCTCACTCACAGAGGTTTTCTCAGGGAGTCCAAGGGTTGAAGGAGATGAGGAGGACGATGGAATCGATGATCTTGATTTCGAGTTTGATTATAAAAGTGGGCTTGGAGGATCTGAACAAGCTTCTGATACTTTCTCTCGCCGCAACTCGGAGTTTGATTTGGCTTCTGCTGCACACGGCTCTCAGATTCCGTTGCTGACTTATGGAGATGAGGTTTGGTTTCTTACTTTCTCCCCAACTACTCtcagttttttttctctctttcccCTTGGCTCATTTGGTTTTTTACTTTGTTAGGACGTTGAGATATCTTCAGATAGACACGCTCTTATCGTCTCTCCATCACCTTCCCAAGTCAATAGGTATCAAGCTCATTTCACTGACCAGACTCGTAAGTCCTCTTCTTTTGGTTTTACTAATGTTTCCTTATTGggacgaaactaatattacatgatGTGGTTTTGGTCTGTTGTTATTTATTTCTGTCACAGCACATCTAAGACCAATGGTACCACAAAAAGACCTTGCGGTCTACGGATACGGAAGCGTCGCCTGGAAAGATCGCATGGAGGAGTGGAAGAGAAAGCAGACAGAGAAGTTCCAGGTGGTTAAACACGACGGTGACTCCACCTTAGGCGATGGAGACGACGCTGAGATTCCCATGTAAGACAAGAAAGAGTCACAAACCAATCTTTTGTTTCATAGTAACTTAAAAGAGCTTTTGATTTGATATTAGGATGGATGAAGGAAGACAGCCACTGTCTCGAAAAGTACCGATAAAGTCAAGCATGATCAACCCTTACAGGATGCTGATCATCCTCCGTCTCCTCATCCTCGGCCTCTTCTTCCACTACCGTATCCTCCACCCCGTCAAAGACGCCTACGCCCTGTGGCTAGTCTCGGTCATCTGCGAGATATGGTTCGCTGTCTCGTGGGTTCTCGACCAGTTCCCAAAATGGTACCCCATAGAAAGAGAGACGTACTTGGACCGTCTCTCTTTAAGATACGAGAAGGAAGGGAAACCCTCACAGCTAGCTGGTGTTGATGTCTTTGTGAGCACGGTGGATCCTTTGAAAGAGCCTCCGCTTATTACAGCCAACACTGTTCTGTCTATCCTCGCGGTTGACTACCCTGTGGACAGAGTTGCTTGCTATGTATCTGATGATGGCGCTGCGATGCTAACTTTCGAGGCGCTTTCGGAGACGGCTGAGTTTGCGAGGAAGTGGGTTCCGTTCTGTAAGAAGTATAGTATAGAGCCGCGTGCTCCTGAGTGGTACTTTTGTCATAAGATGGATTATTTGAAGAATAAAGTTCATCCTGCGTTTGTTAGGGAGCGGAGAGCTATgaaggtttgtttctttttttgttgcaTAAGTTTTTTTGCCTTTTATTGGATATTAATAGCGTTTTTTTTTGGTGGTTTGcagagagattatgaagagttTAAGGTTAAGATCAATGCTTTAGTTGCGACTGCGCAGAAAGTTCCTGAAGAAGGGTGGACTATGCAAGATGGTACTCCTTGGCCTGGTAATAATGTTCGTGATCATCCTGGCATGATTCAGGTGAGAGACGTTTACTGTTTCATATTTGTTCTGTGTGGTATACTTAGGCCTGCAGATTCGGTTCGTTCGGTTCAACATAAATCTTACCGATTTAACCCAAAGTAAAgttcggttagttcggtttttGAAATTTCTACCAAAGTTTTTGATTTcggtttaattttgttaaaattttggataaattttgttaaatttggCTAGCTCGGTTACTTCGGTTTGAAATTTAGTTAGATCGGTTAGGGTTTTTGGTATGGTTTTgggtataatatttttttttattaaaaaccgAAATAACTGATTGCAgaaccaaaaaccaaatctTCTAACCGAACtaacaaaattttggtttggttcggttcaaaatcCCAAGCCTATGTATACTCTAAAAACTTATctgactatttttttttcttgtttgctCTGTGTATAAAGGTGTTCCTTGGAAACAACGGTGTACTCGATGTAGAGAACCACGAGCTACCTAGGCTAGTGTACGTTTCTCGTGAGAAGAGACCTGGATTCGACCATCACAAGAAGGCTGGAGCCATGAACTCCTtggtaaaataattatacttaaatCCTTAGAGTGTATTCTTTGAATTGCTATATCTGATTCTGTCTTTTCATGTTTGAAGATACGAGTCTCTGGAGTTCTATCAAACGCACCCTACCTTCTCAACGTTGACTGCGACCACTACATCAACAACAGCAAAGCACTAAGAGAAGCAATGTGTTTCATGATGGATCCTCAGTCAGGAAAAAAGATCTGTTACGTTCAGTTCCCTCAAAGATTCGATGGAATCGATAAAAACGATAGATACTCTAACCGCAACGTTGTCTTCTTCGATGTAAGTGTGTACACAGTTAGTATACATATTTGCTTTTTTTATTAGTCAACTAACTTTTTTGATCTCAACAGATTAATATGAAAGGTCTTGATGGACTACAAGGGCCGATATACGTTGGAACAGGATGTGTTTTCAGGAGACAAGCGCTTTATGGATACGACGcgccgaagaagaagaagactccgCGCATGACTTGCAACTGCTGGCCTAAGTGGTGTTTCTTTTGCGGCGGTGGAAGAAAGAATCGTAAGGCGAAGACAGCTgataataagaagaagaagaacaaggaaGCTTCTAAGCAGATACACGCGCTTGAAAACATCGAAGAAGGTGcgaccaacaacaacaacaataacggtaaataaaacattttcttttcaacatctatttttagtttgtttattaCTGAACACTTTATTGTTTCTTTCATGCAGTGAAGTCACCAGAGGCGGCGCAGCTGAAGCTGGAGAAGAAGTTTGGACAGTCTCCTGTCTTTATAGCCTCTGCTGGTATGGAGAATGGTGGGCTTGCTAGTGAGGCTAGTCCAGCTTCTCTCCTTAGAGAAGCAATCCAAGTCATTAGTTGTGGATACGAAGACAAAACCGAGTGGGGAAAAGAGGTAAATAAAGATCTCTTTAAAACATTATCCTTCATGTTATGTGATACAGTTCTTGATATCTTTTTGTGAAATTTAGATTGGGTGGATCTACGGTTCTGTCACTGAGGATATCCTAACTGGTTTCAAGATGCATTCTCATGGCTGGAGGTCTGTTTACTGTACGCCGAAGATACCGGCTTTCAAAGGATCAGCTCCCATTAATCTCTCTGACCGTCTACATCAAGTGCTTCGGTGGGCGCTTGGTTCCGTTGAGATTTTCATGAGCAGGCATTGTCCTATTTGGTACGGTTACGGAGGTGGTTTGAAAGGGCTTGAGAGGTTGTCTTACATCAACTCTGTGGTGTATCCATGGACCTCTATACCTCTTCTCATCTACTGCTCTCTTCCAGCTATCTGTCTTCTCACCGGGAAGTTCATAGTCCCTGAGGTAATAACACTAAAAGCCTATCTTTTAACTTTTGTAATAAGTATGAATCTTTATTGTTTAATCTTTGAATTTCCGAATAAACCAAGTCCTCTTAAACTTGTTGAGATTTTTATAGATCTACCGAAAATAAAGAACAAATAGAAATCTTTCACTGAATCCAAACTTAAATCTAAACggctatatataaaaaaatatatatcattctacttaataaataattaactaGATAATGTATTTGGAATCTCTCTGCATCAGTTCTTatgttctttcttttcttgttgTTCTTGCAGATTAGCAACTACGCAAGTATCCTCTTCATGGCACTTTTCGCGTCGATAGCTGTCACAGGCATCCTCGAGATGCAATGGGGCAAAGTAGGGATCGACGACTGGTGGAGAAACGAGCAGTTTTGGGTGATAGGTGGCGTTTCATCtcatctctttgctctcttccaAGGACTCCTCAAGGTTTTAGCCGGTGTCAACACAAACTTCACGGTCACGTCAAAGGCAGCAGACGACGGCGAGTTCTCAGAGCTTTACATCTTCAAATGGACGTCTCTCTTGGTCCCTCCGACCACGCTACTGATCATCAACGTGGTTGGAGTCGTTGTGGGAATCTCTGATGCGATCAGTAACGGATATGACTCGTGGGGACCGTTGTTTGGGAGATTGTTCTTTGCTCTTTG
Above is a window of Brassica napus cultivar Da-Ae unplaced genomic scaffold, Da-Ae ScsIHWf_1255;HRSCAF=1790, whole genome shotgun sequence DNA encoding:
- the LOC106384921 gene encoding cellulose synthase A catalytic subunit 5 [UDP-forming] isoform X1; the protein is MNTGGRLIAGSHNRNEFVLINADESARIRSVEELSGQSCQICGDEIELSDDGESFVACNECAFPVCRTCYEYERREGNQSCPQCKTRYKRIKGSPRVEGDEEDDGIDDLDFEFDYKSGLGGSEQASDTFSRRNSEFDLASAAHGSQIPLLTYGDEDVEISSDRHALIVSPSPSQVNRYQAHFTDQTPHLRPMVPQKDLAVYGYGSVAWKDRMEEWKRKQTEKFQVVKHDGDSTLGDGDDAEIPMMDEGRQPLSRKVPIKSSMINPYRMLIILRLLILGLFFHYRILHPVKDAYALWLVSVICEIWFAVSWVLDQFPKWYPIERETYLDRLSLRYEKEGKPSQLAGVDVFVSTVDPLKEPPLITANTVLSILAVDYPVDRVACYVSDDGAAMLTFEALSETAEFARKWVPFCKKYSIEPRAPEWYFCHKMDYLKNKVHPAFVRERRAMKRDYEEFKVKINALVATAQKVPEEGWTMQDGTPWPGNNVRDHPGMIQVFLGNNGVLDVENHELPRLVYVSREKRPGFDHHKKAGAMNSLIRVSGVLSNAPYLLNVDCDHYINNSKALREAMCFMMDPQSGKKICYVQFPQRFDGIDKNDRYSNRNVVFFDINMKGLDGLQGPIYVGTGCVFRRQALYGYDAPKKKKTPRMTCNCWPKWCFFCGGGRKNRKAKTADNKKKKNKEASKQIHALENIEEGATNNNNNNVKSPEAAQLKLEKKFGQSPVFIASAGMENGGLASEASPASLLREAIQVISCGYEDKTEWGKEIGWIYGSVTEDILTGFKMHSHGWRSVYCTPKIPAFKGSAPINLSDRLHQVLRWALGSVEIFMSRHCPIWYGYGGGLKGLERLSYINSVVYPWTSIPLLIYCSLPAICLLTGKFIVPEISNYASILFMALFASIAVTGILEMQWGKVGIDDWWRNEQFWVIGGVSSHLFALFQGLLKVLAGVNTNFTVTSKAADDGEFSELYIFKWTSLLVPPTTLLIINVVGVVVGISDAISNGYDSWGPLFGRLFFALWVILHLYPFVKGLLGKQNRMPTIILVWSILLASILTLLWVRVNPFVAKGGPTLEICGLDCL
- the LOC106384921 gene encoding cellulose synthase A catalytic subunit 5 [UDP-forming] isoform X2, whose translation is MNTGGRLIAGSHNRNEFVLINADESARIRSVEELSGQSCQICGDEIELSDDGESFVACNECAFPVCRTCYEYERREGNQSCPQCKTRYKRIKGSPRVEGDEEDDGIDDLDFEFDYKSGLGGSEQASDTFSRRNSEFDLASAAHGSQIPLLTYGDEDVEISSDRHALIVSPSPSQVNRYQAHFTDQTPHLRPMVPQKDLAVYGYGSVAWKDRMEEWKRKQTEKFQVVKHDGDSTLGDGDDAEIPMMDEGRQPLSRKVPIKSSMINPYRMLIILRLLILGLFFHYRILHPVKDAYALWLVSVICEIWFAVSWVLDQFPKWYPIERETYLDRLSLRYEKEGKPSQLAGVDVFVSTVDPLKEPPLITANTVLSILAVDYPVDRVACYVSDDGAAMLTFEALSETAEFARKWVPFCKKYSIEPRAPEWYFCHKMDYLKNKVHPAFVRERRAMKRDYEEFKVKINALVATAQKVPEEGWTMQDGTPWPGNNVRDHPGMIQVFLGNNGVLDVENHELPRLVYVSREKRPGFDHHKKAGAMNSLIRVSGVLSNAPYLLNVDCDHYINNSKALREAMCFMMDPQSGKKICYVQFPQRFDGIDKNDRYSNRNVVFFDINMKGLDGLQGPIYVGTGCVFRRQALYGYDAPKKKKTPRMTCNCWPKWCFFCGGGRKNRKAKTADNKKKKNKEASKQIHALENIEEVKSPEAAQLKLEKKFGQSPVFIASAGMENGGLASEASPASLLREAIQVISCGYEDKTEWGKEIGWIYGSVTEDILTGFKMHSHGWRSVYCTPKIPAFKGSAPINLSDRLHQVLRWALGSVEIFMSRHCPIWYGYGGGLKGLERLSYINSVVYPWTSIPLLIYCSLPAICLLTGKFIVPEISNYASILFMALFASIAVTGILEMQWGKVGIDDWWRNEQFWVIGGVSSHLFALFQGLLKVLAGVNTNFTVTSKAADDGEFSELYIFKWTSLLVPPTTLLIINVVGVVVGISDAISNGYDSWGPLFGRLFFALWVILHLYPFVKGLLGKQNRMPTIILVWSILLASILTLLWVRVNPFVAKGGPTLEICGLDCL
- the LOC106430557 gene encoding LOW QUALITY PROTEIN: probable mediator of RNA polymerase II transcription subunit 26c (The sequence of the model RefSeq protein was modified relative to this genomic sequence to represent the inferred CDS: inserted 1 base in 1 codon; deleted 2 bases in 1 codon), which codes for MDLDDFRSVMDNAGVDVWTFIDTAILVASLDYGQELKRRRDNIVERLYATSMANKCRNCDFGGGGGEVARANGSVHEEEEEEEVREKSVNGEDDDEEDDGYDPFAGLFDDEQKSVLEIKERLEDPDLSEEDLVELLQNLDDMEITFQALQETDIGRHVNKVRKHSSNDVRTLAKKLVKKWKETVDEWVKLNPPGDLEPPSLIADEDSPQQRAIRNGNRQQVPDFGYSPVPQNGYSGSSSKNSYVSEPERKPRPVAPPPRRESPSPAKPSRPIPREKEHKEIDFDSARXRLQQNYRQAENAKKQRTIQVMDIHEIPKPKKGGFFPRRGGSSQGGGGRHW